A genome region from Macaca fascicularis isolate 582-1 chromosome 3, T2T-MFA8v1.1 includes the following:
- the ZSCAN25 gene encoding zinc finger and SCAN domain-containing protein 25 isoform X2 yields MLKEHPEMAEAPQQQLGVPVVKLEKELPWGRGREDPSPETFRLRFRQFRYQEAAGPQEALRELQELCRRWLRPELHTKEQILELLVLEQFLTILPREFYTWIREHGPESGKALAAIVEDLTERALEAKAVPCHGQGEQEETALCRGAWEPGIQLGPVEVKPEWGMPPGEGVQGPNPGTEEQLSQDPGDETRAFQEQALPVLQAGPGLPTMNSRDQEMAAGFFTAGPQGLGPFKDMALAFPEEEWRHVTPAQIDCFGEYVEPQHCRVCPGFIRVNNLCWLSQIPT; encoded by the exons ATGCTTAAAGAGCATCCAGAGATGGCGGAAGCTCCTCAGCAGCAGTTGGGTGTTCCTGTGGTGAAACTGGAGAAAGAGTTGCCATggggcagaggaagggaagaccCTAGTCCAGAGACTTTTCGGCTAAGGTTTCGGCAGTTCCGCTACCAGGAGGCAGCTGGACCCCAGGAAGCTCTTAGGGAGCTCCAGGAACTCTGTCGTCGGTGGCTGAGGCCCGAGTTGCACACCAAGGAGCAGATCCTGGAGCTGCTGGTGCTGGAGCAGTTCCTCACTATCCTGCCCCGCGAGTTCTACACCTGGATCCGGGAACATGGCCCAGAGAGTGGCAAGGCTCTGGCTGCCATAGTGGAGGACCTGACAGAAAGAGCgctggaggccaaggcg GTTCCATGCCACGGGCAGGGGGAGCAGGAGGAAACAGCACTTTGCAGAGGCGCTTGGGAGCCAGGCATCCAGCTGGGGCCAGTGGAGGTCAAGCCTGAGTGGGGGATGCCCCCTGGGGAAGGAGTTCAAGGTCCAAACCCGGGTACCGAGGAGCAGCTCAGTCAGGACCCTGGAGATGAGACGCGGGCCTTCCAGGAGCAAG CACTACCTGTTCTGCAGGCAGGTCCTGGCCTCCCCACAATGAATTCCAGAGACCAAGAGATGGCAGCCGGGTTCTTTACCGCTGGACCGCAG GGGTTGGGGCCATTTAAAGATATGGCCCTGGCCTTCCCTGAGGAGGAGTGGAGGCATGTGACCCCAGCCCAGATAGACTGCTTTGGGGAGTACGTGGAACCGCAGCACTGCAGGGTCTGCCCAG